CAGCGAGTGGTCGGCCCTCAGCAAAGAAGCATCCTGACACTTCTCCCCCCAGTCGCACCACGAATACCCAGCCCCAGCACCCGAAGGAAGACATGACCACCACCGCCCAGGATTTCTCCGTCCGCACCACCGTCTACTCCGAAGAACTCGAAGGATGGGGTTCCCTGCGGATTGTCCCGCTGATTCCACACGAGGACATAGGACTCGTTTTCGAGTGGGTGACCCAGCCGCGCGCCAAGTTCTGGGGAATGACCGGGCACACCCGTGAGGAAGTCCTGGGCATCTATGAATTCCTGGATTCCTTGGACACCCACCACGCGTTCCTGGTGATCCTGGACGGGGAGGCCCTGGCGCTGTTCCAGACCTACGAGCCGTTGCACGACCCCGTGGGTGAGGCCTACCCCGCGCGGGAGGAAGACATCGGCATGCACTTGCTGCTGGCTCCAGCCACCCGGCCCATTCCGCATTTCACTCCCAGGCTGGCCACTGCCCTGATCAAGTACATGTTTTCCCTGCCTGGCAAGGACCGGATCGTCGTGGAGCCCGACTCACGCAACGCCAAGGCCCTGCGTCGCCTGGAGGCAACATGCTTCGAACGTGGACCCATCGTCCAGCTCGCAGAGAAGGAAGCCCAGCTGGGGTTCCTGACCCGGGCCGGTTTCGATGAAATACAGGAACGTTCCGCCCGCTAGCGCCAGACGAAGCTCCACGTCCCGGCACTCACGGCGGCCAGCACGGCACCCGCTGCGATGACCACTCCGCCAAGGACCACCCAAATGTCCAGCGCAGAGTACGTGGATTCGCGCGCCCACGTCCGCTGGCCGCCGCCAAAGCCACGTGCTTCCATGGTCACAGCCAACCGCGAGGCGCGCCGAACAGCTTGGACCAGCAGCCCGAAGCTCTGGCCGAGGGTAGCTTTCAACCGCTGGAACGGGCTGCCTTGCGAACCGACACCCCTGGCGCGGCGGGCCATGCCGATGGTCTGCCATTCTTCCGCCATGAGGCCAACCAACCGCATGGCGGCGAGGGAGCCCAGGACGAACCGGTGCGGCAGCTTCGCCTTCTGCGCCAGGGCGTCGGCCAGGTCCGTGGGATCGGTGCAGGTCATCAGCAGGATCGCCGGAAGGGCAATCGCCAACCCGCGCAGCATGAAACCGAGCCCCAGCTCAAGGGAACCTTCGCTGATGGACCACAGGCCGACGTCGAGCAGTACAGCGCCGCTGTCAGCCGCCACGATCGCCGTGCTCCAGCCACCAATCGCCGCCGCGATGATCAACGGCCACGCCCGCTGCCACAAAAGCCGCAGCGTGAGCCCAGCGAGCGGGAACAGCGCCAGTTCGGCAACGAGCGCGGTTGATGCTGAGACCCAGTCGATGGAGAGGGCCAGCACCAGCGAAATGAGGAAGACCGCGGCGAACTTGGCCAGCGGATTCGCGTCGGTCAGCAGGGCATGGTTACCTCGCAGGTTCAGTGCGTCCCTCATGCTGCACCGGCTTCCTGGCGGCTTTCAGCGCGTGCCGCGGGGTTCAGGCGCAGCTCCGTGCCGCCGAGTACAGCACTGAATTCCTGGTCGTGGGTTACGGAGACCACGGCTGTTCCGGCGTCGAGCAACTCCGAAAGGAACGACGCCAGCTCGGCCCAGGTGTTCGCGTCCTGGCCGAAGGTGGGCTCATCAAGGACCAGGACTTTGGGGTGCGCGGCCAGCACCGTGGCCACGGAAAGCCTTCGCTTCTCGCCGCCGGACAGGGTGTACGGGTTCGCGTCCACCAGATGGGTGAGCCGCAACCGCTCCAACAGTTCGTCCACACGTTCCTCGCCGTGGCCAAGGTGCTTCGGACCAAACATCAGCTCATCCAGCACCTTGCCCGTGACGAACTGGTGCTCGGGCTCCTGGAACACTGTCCCGATGCGTGAAATCAGCTGGTCAGCCTTCCACCTGAACGGGTCGATTCCGGCCCCTTCTGAAAGCTCGACGGCGGCACTCACCTTGCCGTCCACCGGCGCCAAAAGGCCGGCCAGCGTGAGCGCGAACGTGGACTTACCGGCACCATTCGGACCTGTGATGGTCAATGCTTGCCCGGCCCTGACCTGGGCGCTGATATCGGATTGCACGGCAACGGGTGGGATGGTCCGGAAGCCTTTCCTGCGTGCTTTCCCGCGGGAGACTGCCACATCCTGGGCGGCCAGGAGCAGTTGCGCGGTGGGGGTTTCACTTCGCCGCGCACGGGTTGCGGGGACGTATCCGGGAACCCAAACACCGGCTGCCATCAGCATGGTGCGGGCCTCGGACAGGACCTGTTCCGGCGGCCCATCCAACAGGACGCCTGGAGTGCCCGCGGCTCCCGCGGCGCCGGATCCTGGCTGCAGCACCACAATCCGGTCCACCAGGTCCTTCCACACGGACACGCGGTGTTCCACCACAACAAGCGTGGCACCGGTCTTGTCGAGGCAACGGCCCACCGCGTCCCGCACCTCCAGGACCCCTGCCGGGTCCAGGTTGGCCGTTGGTTCGTCCAGCAGGATCAGCCCGGGCCGCATCGCCAAAATCCCGGCAAGCGCCAGGCGTTGTTTCTGGCCGCCGGAGAGTGCCGCCGTCGGGTGGTCCAACGCCAGTCCGCCGCCCGCAGCGGTGCGCAGCCCGACGTCGTCGAGCGCTTCATGGACGCGGGACCAAATTTCCTCCCGCGGCACGGCCAGGTTCTCGGCGCCGAAGGCGACGTCGTCCCCCACCCGGGACAGCACAACCTGCGTTTCGGGGTCCTGCTGCATAAGGCCGGCGCGGCCCCGCTGCTCGCGGGGAGCAACGCCGTCGATCAGCAGCGAGCCGGTCTCGTCCGAGTCGTCTTCCTCGTCCCCCAACACCCCGGCGAGGGCATGCAGGAGCGTGGACTTGCCCGCACCCGAGGGTCCAAGCAGCAGCACCCGCTCCCCCGGTTCGATCCGGAGGTCAAGGCCTTGGATGGCTGGCGTGGCCCTGCCGGCGTGCCGCCATCCCCAGCCCTCGGCTGAGATGGCGGCAGGCCGGACCTGGCCGCCGCGTTCGGTTGCGGACATCAGTTGAAGACGGGCTCCGAAGCGGCCTTGCGCGACGCGAAGGAACTCAGGACGCCGGTCTTCGCCAGAGCACGCGTGGCAATCCATGAGAGTGCGCCCGCAATGATCGCGCCGGAGATCGTAGTGAACGTGATGTAAGCGAGCTTGTCGACTGCCTCGTAGGCAATGTTCCAGCCCCACGGCAGGAACGAGTCGTTGAGGCCGCAGAAGAGGCCCGCACCTGCACCGGCAAGGAGCGAGGTGGGCAGGTTGAACTTCTTGTAGAGGAACGCGGCGAAGATGAGCTCCGCGCCGAGGCCCTGCAGAATGCCGGAGATGAGTACGGTGGTGCCGTACTGGGAGCCCATGATGAGTTCGCCTGTGGCTGCGACCGCCTCGCAGAACAGGGCAGCACCCGGCTTGCGGATGATGAGCATGCCCAGGACTGCCGGAATCATCCAACCGCCTGCGATCAGGCCCGTCAACGGCGGATACGCTGCGTTCATGGGGATGGATACGAGTGCGGCGCCTTGGGACCATGCCCAGAAAATCACGCCGCCGGCGATGGCGATCAACGCTGCCACCACAATGTCTACAACACGCCAGTTATAACTGGTCTTCTTCACGTTTACCGTGGTCATTTTTCTGCCTCCTGAGTTACAGGAGGGGAAAGTGCTCCCCGGATTCCCCGGCCGGCCTGCGCCGCCCGGTTCCGGACACTCTGAGAAGCTCGACTCCCTTGCGCCGGTACTAACCGGATCAGGTTCGAGGGTCTGCGGCTGTCCGCACTCTCAGCGCCCTCGCGGCTCCTGCATCTCTGCAAGTTCCGACGGCGGCGCTCCCCTGTCGTTATTAAATCTGCCCTGCTGGGCTGGTTCAGTTTACACCTGCCCTCCGTGGTGGGGACTGCTGTCCGGTCACAATCCGGCCCACCCCCACCGTTGCGAGGCCCGCTGAACACCCTTCTTTGGGCCCATACCCTGCACGGCGGGCCTCGCAACGGGACCTGAGAGAATGATCCAGCAACATCCATCGCGGCAAAGGGGCACACTTCATGACGGACCAACCCGGCTCAGGCCTCCCAGGCAACGCTGTCGTGCCGGAAGCACGCCTCGCCGCAAGCGTCATTCTGCTCCGCGATACCCCCTCCGGGCTCGAGGCATTCGTCCAGCACAGGGTCAGCACCATGGACTTCGCCGCCGGGATGGTGGTGTTTCCGGGAGGACGCGTGGACCCCGCCGACCACTCCGGGTGGGACTACGCCCCCGAACTGCTCCACCGCCACGCGGCGGACTGGCAGGCAAGCTCCATCGGGGCGGATTCAGAAGACGCGGCCAGGAACGCCGGAACCGTGCTCACAGCCGCCATCCGCGAGGTCCGCGAGGAAGCCGGGCTGGGCATCGACGCCGGTGACCTGCGCCCGTGGGCCAACTGGATTACCCCGATCGACATGCCCAAGCGGTTCGACACGTTCTTCTATGTGGCCAAGCCGTCCGCGGACATGGCACCACACCACCAAACAACCGAAGCGTGGCAATCCTTGTGGATGCCGGTAGAGGGAATCCTCGCGGCCGAGGCGGCAGGCACCCTGAAACTGATGCCGCCCACTTACTATCTCCTCAAGGAAATCGCCGGATACGGGACTGTCGACGCCGTATGGTCGGCCGATCACCCGGTCGTACCCGTGCTGGCACCCGTTGGCTCCCTGACCGCATTCCTTAAGGAACGGGAAAGCCGCCGCTAGCGTTGTCGGCCCTCCCGTTGCGGCTAGGCTGGGGGCATGAACCTCTTCTTCAAGCTGATCGGCGCCGGAGTAAGCCTCGGGGCGGGCTTCGTCGGAACAAAACTCGTCAACAAAGGGTGGGAAAAGGCCACAGGCAACAAGCCACCCGTGGGCAACGATGACATGGAAACGAGCCTGCGCTCCGCCCTCACCTTCGCCCTGATTTCGGCGTTCGTGAGCACACTCATCCAGGTGCTTGCCAGCAGGGGCACCCAGCGTGCAATCGCCCGCTTCGCGAAGTCCCAGGACATCGTCTAGGGCAGCACCGTCCAAGGCAACGCGGGGTCGTTTCCGGCCGCTACATCCCCTCGGGATGGGGCCGGAAATGACCCCGCTTTGGCTTTAACGCTCGTGGTCGGTTTGACCCGCCGCTGCCCGCTGAACAACAGCCTCAAGTTCGTCCTTGGTGAGCATCTCCCGGTGGCCATGCTTGGTGCGGTACGCGGACCGCCCCACCATGTGGGCCGAGACAGGTGCGGTGAGCAGCTGGAATATCCACGCCACCAACAGCACGGGCCAAACCCACCAGGTCCGCATCTGAAGGCCTATAGCGGCCAGCATGAGGAACAAGCCCAGGACCTGCGGCTTGGTAGCAGCGTGCATGCGGCTCATCAGGTCAGGGAAACGCAGCAAACCGACCGCTGCGCCAAGGGACATCAGCGCTCCGACCACCAGGAACACAGCGGTCACAATATCGATGACGGCATCCACGCCGGTGGCATCAGGACTCATTGCTCTGTTCCCTCCGCTCGGCCACGAACCGGGCCACCGTCACCGAACCAATGAAGCCAATCACGGCCAGCGCCACCAGCAGCATCAGGTTATTCAGGTGCCGGTTCACCGCCATGTCGATCGCGAGGGCTGCGCCGAGAATGGCCAGCAAAACGTCTGAGGCCAAAACCCGGTCCAGCAGGGAAGGACCGATCGCGATCCGCACAATGGCGCCGGCAGCAGCCAGGCTAAGAATCACGGCCGTAACTATGAGGACGATTTCCTTCACAGGGCTGTCCCTTTCACTCCGGAACCTATCTCGGCTCCCAGCGCCTGGACTTCTTCGCGGGTGCCCATGATGCGGATCAAGCCGGCTTCAATGTTCTGGACTTCCTGACGGATCTTATCTATGTCAGCCTCTTGGTAAATGTTGAGCGCGTGCAGGTACAGCGTGGACGTCGAACGGTCAACTTCCACCACCAGCGAGCCTGGAATCAGCGAGATGACGTGCCCTGTTGCCGTCACCATGAGGTCGGAGTGGCTCCGCAACGGAACGGCGACGACGGCGCTGCGCACCTTTGGCCCCTTGACCACAGCCAGGTACAGCACCAGGAAGCTCGCTGCCACCACTTTGGCGAGGAACATCAGGGCAAACGGGATGGCCCGCCGAATGTTGAACCTGCCACTGAGCTCAACCGGAGGAAGGTAGAAGAACTTTGCCACCAGCACCGCGATCAAAGCACCGAACAACAGGTTGCCCGGGCTGAAATCCCGCCACAACGCACCCCAGACAATGACCAGCCAGACGAGCAGCGGCAGCTCGGTACGGAAGGAGTTCGGTTTACGGCTCATTTGGGACCACCCGTCTGCGGCAGCGCCGGAACCTCGACTGCATCGCCCAGGACCGAATGGATGTAGGCCGATCGGTCCAGCATGATCTCCGCTGAACCATCCGCGAGGTGGAAGAGCGGCCCGGCGAACACCGTCAGCGCCACCCCGAAAACCACCAGTCCCGCCGTCGAACCGACCATGGTCCGCGGGAGCACCCCAACGTTCCCACTGGCCAACAACACGGGATCCGGGTATTCGGCGTCCTCGGGCTTGCGCCAGAACGCCCTGTTCCAGACCCTGGCGATGGCCAACAGCGTCAGCAAGCTGGTGACCACGCCGCCGACCACCAAGGTGATGGCCAGTGGAGTGCCCAGTTCCACGCCGGCCTGCAGGAGGCCCAACTTGCCGAGGAAGCCGGAGAAGGGCGGTATGCCTGCCAAATTCATAGCTGGAACGAAGAACAGCAATGCCAGCAGTGGCGAGAGTTTGGCCAGGCCACCCAGCCGGTCGATCGACGAACTGCCACCCCGGCGCTCGATAAGGCCCGTCACCAGGAACAGGCTGGTCTGCACGGTGATGTGGTGCGCCACGTAGAAGACCGCGGCGCCCAGGCCTGCGACGGAACTCATGGCGAGGCCGAACACC
This Paenarthrobacter sp. GOM3 DNA region includes the following protein-coding sequences:
- a CDS encoding GNAT family N-acetyltransferase; this translates as MTTTAQDFSVRTTVYSEELEGWGSLRIVPLIPHEDIGLVFEWVTQPRAKFWGMTGHTREEVLGIYEFLDSLDTHHAFLVILDGEALALFQTYEPLHDPVGEAYPAREEDIGMHLLLAPATRPIPHFTPRLATALIKYMFSLPGKDRIVVEPDSRNAKALRRLEATCFERGPIVQLAEKEAQLGFLTRAGFDEIQERSAR
- a CDS encoding energy-coupling factor transporter transmembrane component T family protein, yielding MRDALNLRGNHALLTDANPLAKFAAVFLISLVLALSIDWVSASTALVAELALFPLAGLTLRLLWQRAWPLIIAAAIGGWSTAIVAADSGAVLLDVGLWSISEGSLELGLGFMLRGLAIALPAILLMTCTDPTDLADALAQKAKLPHRFVLGSLAAMRLVGLMAEEWQTIGMARRARGVGSQGSPFQRLKATLGQSFGLLVQAVRRASRLAVTMEARGFGGGQRTWARESTYSALDIWVVLGGVVIAAGAVLAAVSAGTWSFVWR
- a CDS encoding ABC transporter ATP-binding protein, whose product is MSATERGGQVRPAAISAEGWGWRHAGRATPAIQGLDLRIEPGERVLLLGPSGAGKSTLLHALAGVLGDEEDDSDETGSLLIDGVAPREQRGRAGLMQQDPETQVVLSRVGDDVAFGAENLAVPREEIWSRVHEALDDVGLRTAAGGGLALDHPTAALSGGQKQRLALAGILAMRPGLILLDEPTANLDPAGVLEVRDAVGRCLDKTGATLVVVEHRVSVWKDLVDRIVVLQPGSGAAGAAGTPGVLLDGPPEQVLSEARTMLMAAGVWVPGYVPATRARRSETPTAQLLLAAQDVAVSRGKARRKGFRTIPPVAVQSDISAQVRAGQALTITGPNGAGKSTFALTLAGLLAPVDGKVSAAVELSEGAGIDPFRWKADQLISRIGTVFQEPEHQFVTGKVLDELMFGPKHLGHGEERVDELLERLRLTHLVDANPYTLSGGEKRRLSVATVLAAHPKVLVLDEPTFGQDANTWAELASFLSELLDAGTAVVSVTHDQEFSAVLGGTELRLNPAARAESRQEAGAA
- a CDS encoding ECF transporter S component, with the translated sequence MTTVNVKKTSYNWRVVDIVVAALIAIAGGVIFWAWSQGAALVSIPMNAAYPPLTGLIAGGWMIPAVLGMLIIRKPGAALFCEAVAATGELIMGSQYGTTVLISGILQGLGAELIFAAFLYKKFNLPTSLLAGAGAGLFCGLNDSFLPWGWNIAYEAVDKLAYITFTTISGAIIAGALSWIATRALAKTGVLSSFASRKAASEPVFN
- a CDS encoding NUDIX hydrolase; its protein translation is MTDQPGSGLPGNAVVPEARLAASVILLRDTPSGLEAFVQHRVSTMDFAAGMVVFPGGRVDPADHSGWDYAPELLHRHAADWQASSIGADSEDAARNAGTVLTAAIREVREEAGLGIDAGDLRPWANWITPIDMPKRFDTFFYVAKPSADMAPHHQTTEAWQSLWMPVEGILAAEAAGTLKLMPPTYYLLKEIAGYGTVDAVWSADHPVVPVLAPVGSLTAFLKERESRR
- a CDS encoding DUF4235 domain-containing protein; its protein translation is MNLFFKLIGAGVSLGAGFVGTKLVNKGWEKATGNKPPVGNDDMETSLRSALTFALISAFVSTLIQVLASRGTQRAIARFAKSQDIV
- the mnhG gene encoding monovalent cation/H(+) antiporter subunit G; translation: MSPDATGVDAVIDIVTAVFLVVGALMSLGAAVGLLRFPDLMSRMHAATKPQVLGLFLMLAAIGLQMRTWWVWPVLLVAWIFQLLTAPVSAHMVGRSAYRTKHGHREMLTKDELEAVVQRAAAGQTDHER
- a CDS encoding monovalent cation/H+ antiporter complex subunit F is translated as MKEIVLIVTAVILSLAAAGAIVRIAIGPSLLDRVLASDVLLAILGAALAIDMAVNRHLNNLMLLVALAVIGFIGSVTVARFVAERREQSNES
- a CDS encoding Na+/H+ antiporter subunit E — its product is MSRKPNSFRTELPLLVWLVIVWGALWRDFSPGNLLFGALIAVLVAKFFYLPPVELSGRFNIRRAIPFALMFLAKVVAASFLVLYLAVVKGPKVRSAVVAVPLRSHSDLMVTATGHVISLIPGSLVVEVDRSTSTLYLHALNIYQEADIDKIRQEVQNIEAGLIRIMGTREEVQALGAEIGSGVKGTAL